The sequence below is a genomic window from Gouania willdenowi chromosome 12, fGouWil2.1, whole genome shotgun sequence.
gtcctaactcaattttttttttttcccaaaattttgaaaaaaaagccttgctatagccttacttttaattttgggtgatttttgttttttgtcattttttgtgccttactgcttttttgcCTTAattcagtatgtgcattatatttgcagtagtttttagggtctaaggatggtcctaactcaatttttttttttttccaaaattttgaaaaaaaagccttgctatagccttacttttaatttttgggtgatttttgttttatgtcattttttgtgccttactgctttctttgccttgtttaagtatatgcattatatttgcagtagtttttagggtctaatgatggtcctaactcgattttttttttttccaaaatgttgaaaaaaaaagccttgctatagccttacttttaatttttgggtgatttttgttttttgtcattttttgtgccttactgctttttttgcCTTGattcagtatgtgcattatatttgcagtagtttttagggtctaatgatggtcctaactcgattttttttttttccaaaattttgaaaaaaagccttgctatagcctttcttttgattttgggtgatttttgttttttgtcattttttgtgccttactgctttttttgcCTTGattcagtatgtgcattatatttgcagtagtttttagggtctaatgatggtcccaactcaattttttttttttccaaaattttgaaaaaaaagccttgctatagccttacttttaattttgggtgatttttgttttttgtcattttttgtgccttactgcttttttgcCTTGattcagtatgtgcattatatttgcagtagtttttagggtctaatgatggtcctaactcaatttttttttttttccaaaattttgaaaaaaaagccttgctgtagccttacttttaattttgggtgatttttgttttttgtcattttttgttccttactgcttttttgCCTTGattcagtatgtgcattatatttgcagtagttcttagggtctaatgatggtcctaactcaattttttttttttttccaaaattttgaaaaaaaagccttgctatagccttacttttaattttgggtgatttttgttttttgtcattttttgtgccttactgctttcttttgCCTTGattcagtatgtgcattatatttgcagtagtttttagggtctaatgatggtcctaagtcaattttttttttttccaaaattttgaaaaaaaagccttgctatagccttacttttaattttgggtgatttttgttttttgtgccttactgcttttttgcCTTGattcagtatgtgcattatatttgcagtagtttttagggtctaatgatggtcctaactcaattttttttttttccaaaattttgaaaaaaaagccttgctatagcctttcttttgattttgggtgatttttgttttttgtgccttactgcttttttgcCTTGattcagtatgtgcattatatttgcagtagtttttagggtctaatgatggtcctaactcaatttttttttttttccaaattttgaaaaaaaagccttgctatagccttacttttaatttttgggtgatttttgtttcatgtcattttttgtgccttactgctttctttgccctgtttaagtatatgcattatatttgcagtagtttttagggtctaatgatggtcctaactcaatttttttttttttccaaaattttgaaaaaaaagccttgctatagccttacttttaattttgggtgatttttgttttttgtcaatttttgtgccttactgcttttttgcCTTGattcagtatgtgcattatatttgcagtagtttttagggtctaatgatggtcctaactcaatttttttttttttccaaaattttgaaaaaaaagccttgctatagccttacttttaattttgggtgatttttgttttttgtgccttactgctttctttgccctgtttaagtatatgcattatatttgcagtagtttttagggtctaatgatggtcctaactcaattttttttttttccaaaattttgaaaaaaaagccttgctatagccttacttttaattttgggtgatttttgttttttgtcattttttgtgccttactgctttctttgccctgtttaagtatatgcattatatttgcagtagtttttagggtctaatgatggtcctaactcaattttttttttttccaaaattttgaaaaaaaaagccttgctatagcctttcttttgattttgggtgatttttgttttttgtcattttttgtgccttactgctttttttgcCTTGattcagtatgtgcattatatttgcagtagtttttagtgtctaatgatggtcctaactcaattttttttttctccaaaattttgaaaaaaaagccttgctatagccttacttttaattttgggtgatttttgttttttgtcattttttgtgccttactgctttctttgccctgtttaagtatatgcattatatttgcagtagtgtttagggtctaatgatggtcctaactcaatttttttttttttccaaaattttgaaaaaaaagccttgctatagccttacttttgattttgggtgatttttgttttttgtcattttttgtgctttactgatTTTTTAGCCGTGTTTAAAtctgtgcattatatttgcagtagtttttagggtctaatgatggtcttaactcttttttttttttttttttttttgattacatGCCTTACTTTTGAAATTGTCAATACTGCATAGTTGGTTATTGGCTCTGATCTTCCCTCCATGGACGCCATTTTCAGACAGCGCAGCAGGAAAAAAGCACAGAGCATTTTAAAGGACAATCATCACCCAGCCTGTGCTCTGTTCCATTGGGTGGAATCAGGGTACAACCTGAGACATCGCAGGCCTGTGAGCATCAGCACTCACAGGGCACACTTACATAACATCTTTTTCCTAGCTACTGTCAGGCTCTTGGAACATGACATTAAAAATGGCAGATACCACAGTACTTTTTCATTGAGATATTAATCCCCATGCTGGACAATTTTTCCCTATATGCAATATGTAAATTAAACTtgggttatatttatttatctttttgttgAGTATACTTGTTTGCACCTTTACTTATACTGTCTTggctgatttgttgttgtttatatttgtttatttaatctgACTCTGGGACATGCACAAGAATTCCATTGTACCTGTTCTTTTTTTGGCATATGGCAATAAACTTTTTTCTATTCCGTTCTAAGTTGGgtgatttctttatttttgctctATACTGcatttttggctcattttaagcatgtacattatatttacgGTAGTCTTTAGGGCCTATTGattgtcctaactcaattttttattttttgaaaaatatcccTTATAgacttacctccgattttgggtgatagttttatttttgtcaatttttgtgtcttactgcatttttataaaaaatgtttgccCGTTCTGATGCCTTCTAGTCTGACCTAtgttcattaaataaaacattgacattaataggtagaaaccaagCTCGGTTTTGTAAGGACTGCCAGGAGTCAGTAAAACACAATAGTcctatattgtaattttttattatagacaaatacatacaatgacaattacaacaattacaacaaaatgccaaaatgaagtaattaattttaatttactCAAAATAAACAGCATTTTGGTAAACCAAAGaaaccaaaatgaaacaaaataggGAATATCGTTTGTGCatatttgaaaaatttaaatcacatcaaaaatgaaacaatagtAAGCAAATATGAATGTATCATATATTTATAAtagaaaaaagattttaaaaaaacgatattaataatttaaaaagcactgccatttttaaaaattcatatacAGGTACATTTGTTgaagaaaacacacatacatttgGGGGACGATTTGGTCTTTTGTTGAGGAAATGTGTGTAGTCACTGTCcaatcctttcaacgcatgcgtctgcatccggtcggcctattttaAGGCAGTTCCGGTCATAGATATCATATAATAACGGCTTGATCGCATAAACGTTTACACGTAGACACCGCATCGACTGTGGAGGGACACGTCAACAGCACCGCAATATTACGACAGAAAGACGTATTTCTCAATCTCTATGTAGAATTATTCGTTGTATTTTGAACCAATTTCCaaactatttaattttttttaaacgtcaCAGATGTAGCTATGATACAAGGTGCTCGGATATATTTAAAAGGCTGTTTTTTTACCACTCAACAGTTAATCTTCACACCCACAtccttgaatatttcagttctttggctacaataattataatgatataatagtgataataataataataataataataataataataataataataataataataatagtataataataatataagcaATATCAAAATTATGTAAGAAttcagtaactataatacataAGTAAACTATTTGGTTTTATCATTCCAGTtatatatatgtacacacatttcattatttttcatcagtttatATTATTACTTTCGTATTCAAGTATTTAATTAAGTATTGCTGTGTCGCTGCTGGTACACAGACAAATTCATCTTCAAAAGCAAGTAATTTGGTATTTTCAAATTACAgacaaaaagcagaaataatttttttcttattaatattttactttattgGCTCAAAAGCAGTTTTCCAAGCATATGTTTCAGAATTTAATTACCATACGACTACATCAAGTACGCAGAAAATAAAGCTTGACTGTtcgaaaaatatataaacatctATTAAATGCGATGCTGCTGGGTGGGTATTTACAGAGATCAAGATCAGTTCATTATATTATcagtactttattattattattattattattattattattaatattgtgtttctggtttgttttttgttgtttgcaccatccaccaattttaattccttgtattgttttaaaaattttacttggaaaataaaaatgattctgaTTTTCAATCTGATGAAGCATTAGTCTTACGGTGTTTTTTCCTTTtcgtctttttatttatttattaaatgtgtaaacaaaaaaagaaagaaaacacgaCAAAACCGTCACAAATGTACATGTGTGCTATTAAAAATTTTAACAAGCGTCGTGGGGTCTGTCGTAAGGAGAGTGACGGAAGTTACGTAGTCTACGCGCATGCGCTGAAAGGATTGGGCAGACGAAAAGGACAGACCGTCAAACAGACGAAAGGATCGAGCCCTGACAGTCTCTGTAAGTCTAATAGTGAATGTTATTAATATCCATCCTACAGACGGAGTCAGGTCACACTCTAATAGCGCCTTAAAGCTCCAGTGGAAAGTAACAGAAGACGGAGTTacagacacagagagaggccggagcagaatgctaaccgagctagcagaggagctagcacCGCCGAGACGCTACAGGATAGAAAAGTAAAGAGGTGAAAAAGTGGAGGAAATGGAGCAGTTCAAAGCACCGTCACCACTGTCTCTCACCGCTAACCCTGCTGACAACTGGTGCAGCTGGGAACAAAGCTTTCGGCGGTATATAGCGGCCTCAGGGGAGAAAGATGAACAAGGAAAGATTGACATTTTACTCCACACCATCGGCGAGGATGCACTGGAAGTGTTCAACACACTGACGGTTAGAGGTGAGGGAGATGAGCTGACAATGGAGGATGTtcttcaagcctttaaagatcACTGCAGTCCACAGAGAAATGTTGTCTTTGAACGAAATCAATATTGGTCCCATCAGAGGACAGCAGGGACATCAGTAAACACATTCACTCCGTTACGAACCATCAAGACTGAACATGGAGTGCAAGATGTTCCAGTGGATGTTGGAATGAAAATGATCCTTCCTGACAACAGTCTCCACCATAACACCAGTAGACTATTCTGTTCCCAATCTGTTCCAAATACAgatgaaacagaaacatttaAGATGGCTGCTTTCATGCCCAAAGTTGATCTGCACAGATTACAGCTCCAGCAGCCGTCAGTcactgattgtgttttcagtgagaggaagaatgtggagcagctgctcccagagcgtctccacataaaggaggaaccagagatgttcagtgaaggtcaggaggaaaagcagctttgtgtgcagcaggagacaaacagtgctgcttgtcctgttaaatgtgaagatgaagaggagaagcctcaggcctcccagctacactggagacaactaacagaaatgaacatgaaggaggaaccttcaacctacagtttaaatgaattaatgacaAGACAAAGTGTGGGAATTAACAGCCAAGGACCAGAAGCAGCCCAGAACCCAGATCCAAGCAGTTTAGTACtacaaggtcctgatggaacgGAAACAGACTCGTCTCAGACTGAAGGTAgtagcgatgatgatgatgaacaatGTTGGCAGAAACCTTTGTCAGAGACTGAAGCGCAGATTAGCTCAACATCACTCAGTTCAGCTTCAAAACAGAGAGTCGAcactggagagaaaccctttgaatgttatttttgtaggaaatgttttaccCGTAAGGCTtacctgcagtcacacatgaaagtccacacaggagaaaacctatttaaatgtgaagtttgtagtaaatgtttttacGAGAAGGTCAACCTTAAGAAACATATGAAaacccacacaggagagaaaccatttaaatgtgacgtttgtagtaaatgttttcttcAAAAGTCTGACCTTAGGTTACACATGAGAAcccacactggagagaaaccctttgaatgtgatgtttgtagtaaattttTTACCCGTAAGAGTGCCCTGCAGTCACACATGgtaatccacacaggagagaaaccattcaaatgtgatattTGTAGGAAACGTTTTACTCGAAAGCAACACCTACAGTTCCACATGAATagccacacaggagagaaaccctttgaatGTGATGTTTGCAAGAAATGTTTTACGCGTAAAGCTTCCCTGCAGTTACACATGATAAGCCACACAGacgagaaaccattcaaatgcgATGTTTGTCGTAATAGTTTTCATCAAAAGGATGACCTTAAGTcgcacatgagaatccacacaggagagaaagtctttgaatgtgatgtttgtgggaAATGTTTAACCCGAAAGGCTTCTCTGCAGTTACatatgagaatccacacaggagagaagccattcaaatgtgatgtttgtagtaaatgttttatgcAGAAGTCTGGACTTACAGatcacatgagaatccacacaggagagaaaccattcaaatgtgatatttgtagtaaatgttttactcgACAGCATCACCTGCAGACACACATGAGAATgcacaaaggagaaaaaacatttcaaatgtgatgtttgacaTCAATATGTTATAAACAAAATTCTGAACTGACAGCCCACACATGAGGAAAGACTTTCAAATGTAAAGTGTGTTGTAAATATTTTcctaaaagttgttttttagcTACATAGGTTTAGGTGTAGTAAGTTAGTTCTTTCAGTGAGCAAAGTTTTACAGTTGGGTAGGTTGTATTTACCATGGATTTATTGTGCGTAATTGTTTACTATATGTGTAACTAAATATTCTgttaattgttttaaatttgaataTTAAAGCCTATTCTGTGTTGTATTTaaagttatttcttttttgaataatttgcaCTTCTGTGGGTAATTagtttaagagaaaaaaaaaactaatatcttGAACCTGCATCTATTTTTCATATTAAATATTAGTTAATGAACTAATTATTAACTTGTAGAGGTCTTGGGTTCTATTTTAAAGCAACAAACATGAGTCCAGTGGTCTACGCAGAATTCCATCAAAGATCtaaataatatttacagtacGGTGAGTGCTCTCCAAGGTAAGTGTAGTGGTTCAAAAGCCAattctaaatgtattttgtatggCATTTTATACCTAAAAGGTTAATTACAGTATGCCTATGCACATTatgtattatacagtatatcatgaATCTAATATTGAGGATATCAGTATAACAGTGAATATACCTAATCAGGTCTACTGAGGTATATGTAACAAAAGCTGTACTTTTACTTAAACACAATATATGCTGTGAATGCACATGGTAAATTATTTCTAGTGTAGTTTTAATATGCATGTGTATGAATTATAACACGTGAGATCATTTTTGTAAAATCCTAAACATATAGTTTTTTATAAGGGAAtgcaaaaaacatcacaaattgcACATGTCTACTTAATGTAAAACAACATCTTGAACATTTATCAGCAGAAAACAATTAGTTTTGGACTGTAAGAATCAATTTTATCACCATCAtactaaaaaatacatatatgaaataACCATGACAGTTATTATGAAACAgacttaaatatttttacttcagGTGTTGTATTCATAatgctttttggggtccatctataaaatcagcaaaatgatggtccattgttctataaatctgtgaaaatcacatttatttattcatctgaataatatccactgttatccaggaacgtttactattatttggacCATAGTATATAGATGGAAGTCCTTGTTTtagtaagaaataaaatgggttaaaatgtcaatattggattAATTAGTTCAAACTGGCCAATAATGTGCATgccaaatcatgaatgtggttaaattggcaaaaaaaaaacaaacacatgaaatatagtgaagaggttaaaagtgactaatgggtcaacattttgtggaaaagtggtggaacaGGTTTATACAGTAAGTCCTGATAATATCTTGAGAGTGGATATATCTgcaaaaaaagcattgaaatttgatggtgaagtggcagaaatgggagtaatgtggcaaaaatgcaataaaaggagcaaataTTTAGTAAGAAACAGTGATCAAAATAGGTTAAATTATGGCAAGTTAggtatagttgcagaaaaagggtaaaaaaataagcagaaataaGCTCAAATCTTGAGCTTCATTTTGGAAAAATCTACTCCTACTCACCAACACAAGTAAGAAACGGTCAACGTGTCATCAACTTCACACAGCAGATGGATCTCAAGATCAGCCAGAAGAACAGGTGGGATAATACACACTCAAACCTTTCCTCAATCTATGTAGAGACGTCTTCAGTAGGCCCAGTATGGAGGGCCAACAGATCTGTGTTGCTGTTCAGCAAGTCTGTGGGCAGAACAGCCACTGAGAGAGAGAGTTATGAGGTCAGGAACTGGTGATGGACGAGAAGGTCTAGCCCACAATCTCAAGCGATGTGATTCACGCAATTCAAGTGACTCAATCGCGCGATCTGAGTAGCTTGAAGTCATTCAAAGTTTAAATTTCTGAATGTTTCAAGCGACTGCGAGTGACGACATGTCGCGACATCGAGTTTCTCCTTAAGTCAAATACCCGGTCTTCGTCACTTTTTACATCactgcagaaaagtagaggaaaGGGTAATCTTGGCTGTATGTGGCTACTGTACCTCGTCTCGTACGATACCCATGCTCCTTTTTACTCACAGACGATGGCATCTAGCCTTTCGCCGTTTCTGTATTTTGTACAAGTTCGGGGCCGTAATCGTGGGAGGATCAGCCATGTTTTCTTACTTGAAAATGAAACTTGAGCCAGAAACAGGCTTTGGTGGTAGATGAAGCGAGCAAAAAGCGCAACAATCTTccagcgactcatcacgggcgatttaagcaactacAGTGTATGAAGTGGCGTTCGCTGTGAACGCACTTTTATTAAAGCACACGCACTGTcaatcacacacaaacaatgcaGTTgctactgttatttatttaaagaagaGTTGTGTTGATAGTGCAGAAATGTTCAGGACATAGTAGATAAAAGCCTGAAGAGTGCAGCAAATACCTCACAGATGTGCAAAGATGAGAAAGAAGACATTTTTAGAGGCCTGCCAAGGAAACCTGATGCTCACAATGACATTCAAACATTCTTTGAAGTCTaaagagtttatttttgttttctcatttgAACTTCGCCACGTTTAGCTTCAGATAAAACTGCCCAAGATGCAACAGCCGTCGTGTGAAAAACTATAGACAAAGATGAACAATGCAGTCAACGCTTTGCTGCAACATCAGCAAAACTGCCAAGGCACATCAAACTTTAAATCTGGATTTCCAAACCAGTTCCACCCAATTGGTGTGGAGTTAATTATTAAAAGGACAAATGtttgccatggaaacactttaaaAGAACTTCCTTCTTTGGGTCCATCTGTAAAAGCTGCAGGATTGACACGTTCTCTTTCACTTTACTATCATGCGTTTAAAGTAAACCTTTGAAAAACTAGTGGAACAATTTGGACTCTAATTAAAATGCTCTCATACATTCGGCACAGGCATTTTTTCAGTTGTATTTTACACAAATCAAGGTTTTAATTAAGAAGGTTTGTGCAATCaatgaaaaatggtaaaaaactTTAAGATGAAGCAAACTGATGAAGTGTTACGCCTAAACAGAAGAACAAAGTGCTGGATTTAAAGCAGCACGTTAATGCgctaaaaaagaggaaacattcTCAACTCAGTAATGGGATTGATTGGGAATACTGGGAATATTGcaggagtttaaaaaaaaaattaaatgtgtcCAGTAGAGAAAAGTGATTGTGTCTGTTGCTTCATGACTGacagcattttcatttttttcctgacATCAAATGACAGACTTCAGTCCAAAAAGCAGCAGTTGGTGAATGTTTGTGATGAAGACGACCGTAGAGCAAGAAAAGTAGAGATAAAAGCAACACACAAAGTTGTCCATGAGTGATTTGTCTTGGCAGTTCGTTCCGTTTTCAGAGCACATGTGGTAAACACTCCAAGTGCAGCTGTTTGCACGTTGAACATCAGCTGAACTTTAACCGTTTTCCTTCCACAGTACTAAGTGAATGCTATGGTCAGGCATGCTGGTGGCAAACACCAGTCCAGAGTCATTGTCCCCGTCCAGGCCGTTGAGCCAGGAAGTAACTCCAGCTAGAAAACTGGAGCCTCTTTTAGACTTCCTGTAGGCAGGGAGGGGCCAGCGGCCTGTGATGACCTCTGTCCTAAGGTCCATCACGTACAGGAAGTGGTTATCAAAGAGGAGAGCGAACACCTCCCCAAAGCTGAGCAAGGACAGGTTGGTTGGGTCCTGCATTTTGATCACCCTGAGAAAAGAAAACAGACTGAGGAACATGCAACCACAATGACCTCTAAAGGCTAAgtttaaagaaacacaaattaaaaaaaaaaaaccaacacacagACCAACACATGAACCAACATATAAACCAACACAGGGACCAACACAGGGACCAGCATAACTTAGACAGAGAGCAGCCCTGGGAAGTATTGTTCATACACATCTTGGACAGTTTGGAAATCTTTGAACAGATCTACATCTCCATCATGACATACTGTAGGCTACAACATGAACTTTGTTTCACATGATTGTGTCTGTTCAGAAGTTTCCACCTAAAGATAAGACACCGGTGTGTTGATTACCTGAGAACCTCAAAGCTGGAAAAGTCCCACTGATAAACTCCGAGGTCAGAGCTGCACACGATGGATCGTCCATCAAACTGTAGCCGAGGCTGGAGGATGATGCTGCGGTCCTCAGACACCGACAGGGTCTTCAGACACTTGCAGTTGATTTCTCTTCCTAAAGGCCAGAGCTGTGAACATCATCTTACTATAAATGATCTTAACTTTGATTGGTGCACGCTCACACATGATGAACAATGATAGTTACCTTAATTTCATACTTATCAGCACTGAGCAGGATGTAATCACCAGGACTGTGCATCATTGATTCCACTTCACTCCTCTGAAGGATCACCTGTTAGAGGAGAACAACACAATCACATTTATCTGACGGGGTGGGGCTGAGGGCGGGCCTCTGTGCTGTGAACGTGTTCATTGGACGAGTGAAGCACCTTAGTCACCCACTCAGTGTGTCCTGTCAGGGTGTTGAGACAAGCACCAGCAGATAGAGCCCACACCTTCACTGAGAAGTCAGCAGAACCACTGACCAGCACGTCCAGGTCATCGTTGTAGTCCAGACTGaagactgcacacacacacacacacacacacacactttgttgtTTCTTCCTCTGATGAGAACCTTTAGTTTTTTCTGTGAACTGCTGATGTCATCCTATTGAAATCTCTTATGTGTCATTTAGTGCTGTGTGATATAGAGAAAATGTTTATATCACGACAACAATATTTATCCCACTATAATAGAAAATTgatattcattatatattttactaTATATAAAAATGGTTTCTCTAAATAAACTGTTATCATGACCTTTTCCTATTTCTCAGAACCTTGAAATGCCACTAGGGGAAGCAAAAATCCAACAAAAGCCACTGCTATCTTTTTAATTaatacctgtagtgaattttacttGCAAGCTTTCACTTCCATCAAAGATCATACATGATAGTAGAGGTTGCGTTAGGTTATATTGTTTAAAAGTCCTTCGAgaacagcaggaaaaaaaaaaaatcatgaaatatggtgaaaagagattaaaagtgacaaaaatgggtgAACGTAT
It includes:
- the LOC114473048 gene encoding gastrula zinc finger protein XlCGF8.2DB-like; the protein is MNMKEEPSTYSLNELMTRQSVGINSQGPEAAQNPDPSSLVLQGPDGTETDSSQTEGSSDDDDEQCWQKPLSETEAQISSTSLSSASKQRVDTGEKPFECYFCRKCFTRKAYLQSHMKVHTGENLFKCEVCSKCFYEKVNLKKHMKTHTGEKPFKCDVCSKCFLQKSDLRLHMRTHTGEKPFECDVCSKFFTRKSALQSHMVIHTGEKPFKCDICRKRFTRKQHLQFHMNSHTGEKPFECDVCKKCFTRKASLQLHMISHTDEKPFKCDVCRNSFHQKDDLKSHMRIHTGEKVFECDVCGKCLTRKASLQLHMRIHTGEKPFKCDVCSKCFMQKSGLTDHMRIHTGEKPFKCDICSKCFTRQHHLQTHMRMHKGEKTFQM